A genomic window from Cytobacillus suaedae includes:
- a CDS encoding YjcZ family sporulation protein, protein MKSGVGYSGGFALIVVLFILLIIVGASWM, encoded by the coding sequence CTGAAGAGTGGAGTTGGTTATAGCGGTGGATTCGCACTAATCGTTGTGCTATTCATCTTGTTAATCATTGTTGGCGCATCTTGGATGTAA
- a CDS encoding YjcZ family sporulation protein, whose protein sequence is MSGVGYGGGFALIVVLFILLIIVGASWM, encoded by the coding sequence ATGAGTGGAGTTGGTTATGGCGGTGGATTCGCACTAATCGTTGTGCTATTCATCTTGTTAATCATTGTTGGCGCATCTTGGATGTAA
- a CDS encoding YjcZ family sporulation protein, with product MSGVGYGGGFPLIVVLFILLIIIGASWM from the coding sequence ATGAGTGGAGTTGGTTATGGCGGTGGATTCCCACTAATCGTTGTGCTATTCATCTTGTTAATCATTATTGGCGCATCTTGGATGTAA
- a CDS encoding serine/threonine protein kinase, with protein sequence MEDRWKAVDEDLRKIKITSTKNNELVTIGQFSQNLECIGVGTDAAVFKLRHEPTLAFKVYAEDKLSKLETEFLVYQKLGKSEWFPALFGRGHNYLVISYEEGMTLYDCLRTGSHIPKQVLMDVEEARNECLRKGLNPRDIHLKNILLQKGRAKLLDVSEYMYPGNDYRWNYLKQGYEEYYGLIDGKKIPLWIIESVRLLYQQSADQSFDFKEFTTKLVNKFKNFLSVK encoded by the coding sequence ATGGAGGACAGGTGGAAGGCTGTTGATGAGGATTTACGTAAAATTAAAATCACTTCAACGAAAAATAATGAACTTGTTACAATCGGACAGTTTAGTCAAAACCTAGAATGTATTGGGGTAGGTACAGATGCAGCAGTATTCAAGCTGCGCCATGAACCAACTTTAGCTTTTAAGGTGTATGCAGAAGATAAATTAAGTAAGTTGGAAACAGAGTTTCTAGTGTATCAGAAGTTGGGGAAATCAGAATGGTTTCCAGCTTTATTCGGTAGAGGCCATAATTATCTAGTTATAAGCTATGAAGAGGGCATGACTTTATATGATTGTCTTCGCACTGGTTCCCATATCCCTAAACAAGTGTTAATGGATGTTGAGGAAGCAAGAAATGAATGCTTAAGAAAAGGATTAAATCCAAGGGACATTCATTTAAAAAACATTTTACTTCAAAAAGGAAGAGCAAAGCTCCTTGACGTTTCAGAATATATGTATCCCGGAAACGATTATCGATGGAATTATTTAAAACAAGGGTATGAAGAGTACTATGGTTTAATTGACGGAAAAAAGATTCCATTATGGATCATTGAATCAGTTCGCTTATTATACCAACAGTCAGCAGACCAATCTTTTGATTTTAAAGAATTCACTACAAAACTAGTCAATAAATTTAAGAACTTTTTAAGTGTTAAGTAA